One part of the Parambassis ranga chromosome 8, fParRan2.1, whole genome shotgun sequence genome encodes these proteins:
- the dnm2a gene encoding dynamin-2 isoform X4: MGNRGMEDLIPLINKLQDAFSSIGQSCNLDLPQIAVVGGQSAGKSSVLENFVGRDFLPRGSGIVTRRPLILQLVNNKAEYAEFLHCKGKKFVDFEEVRAEIEAETDRITGSNKGISPIPINLRVYSPNVLNLTLIDLPGMTKVAVGDQPPDIEHQIRDMLMQFITKESCLILAVTPANMDLANSDALKIAKEVDPQGLRTIGVITKLDLMDEGTDAKDILENKLLPLRRGYIGVVNRSQKDIDGRKDIRAALAAERKFFLSHPAYRHFAERMGTPHLQKTLNQQLTNHIRDTLPGLRSKLQSQLLSLEKEVEEYKNFRPDDPTRKTKALLQMVQQFGVDFEKCIEGSGDQVDTNELSGGAKINRIFHERFPFELVKIVFDEKELRREISHAIKNVHGVRTGLFTPDLAFEAIVKKQIVKLKTPCLKCIDLVIQELINTVRQCTNKLNSYPRLREETERIVTTHVREREGKTKDQVLLLIDIELSYINTNHEDFIGFANAQQRNTAANKKRAIPNQGEILVIRKGWLTINISIMKGGSKEYWFVLTAESLSWYKDEEEKEKKYMLPLDNLKLRDVEKGFMSTKHIFAIFNTEQRNVYKDLRQIELACDSQEDVDSWKASFLRAGVYPEKDQVENEEAAPADTFSMDPQLERQVETIRNLVDSYIGIINKSTRDLVPKTIMHLMINSAKDFIHSELLAYLYSSGDQNSLMEESADQAQRRDEMLRMYHALKEALTIIGDISANTISTPVPPPVNDTWIQEASPTPQRRPPPASAPPPSRPPAVRGPTPGPPMNPSPAFGAPLNPSPAFGAPPIPSRPGPPVNAFNSSLDPFSAPPQIPSRPARVPPGVPSRRPPGAPSHRPTIIRPAEPSLLD, encoded by the exons ATGGGGAACCGGGGCATGGAAGACCTGATTCCCCTGATCAACAAGCTTCAAGACGCTTTTAGCTCCATCGGCCAGAGTTGCAATTTGGATCTTCCTCAGATTGCTGTGGTCGGAGGACAGAGCGCTGGTAAAAGCTCGGTCTTGGAGAATTTTGTTGGCAG GGATTTTCTACCACGTGGGTCAGGCATTGTTACTCGCAGACCTCTCATTTTGCAGCTGGTCAACAATAAAGCAG AATATGCTGAATTCCTGCACTGCAAAGGGAAGAAGTTTGTGGATTTTGAGGAAGTACGAGCAGAAATTGAGGCTGAGACCGACAGGATAACAGGCTCCAACAAAGGCATCTCTCCCATCCCAATTAACCTGAGGGTCTACTCCCCAAATG TGCTGAACCTGACCCTCATCGACCTCCCGGGAATGACTAAAGTTGCTGTTGGAGATCAGCCACCAGACATTGAGCACCAGATCAGAGACATGCTGATGCAGTTCATCACCAAGGAGAGCTGTCTGATTCTTGCAGTCACCCCTGCCAATATGGATCTGGCTAACTCAGATGCTCTGAAAATCGCCAAGGAGGTGGACCCACAGG GTCTACGTACCATTGGTGTTATAACAAAACTGGACCTGATGGACGAAGGGACAGATGCAAAAGACATCCTGGAAAATAAACTGCTTCCACTGCGTAGAG GTTACATTGGAGTGGTGAACCGCAGTCAAAAAGACATTGATGGAAGGAAGGACATTCGTGCTGCTCTGGCTGCAGAAAGAAAGTTCTTCCTGTCCCACCCTGCCTACAGACATTTTGCAGAGCGTATGGGAACACCGCATCTACAAAAGACACTTAACCAG CAACTGACCAACCATATCAGAGACACTCTGCCTGGACTGCGCAGTAAGCTGCAGAGTCAGCTCCTGTCCTTGgagaaagaggtggaggagtACAAGAACTTCCGTCCAGATGACCCGACACGCAAGACCAAGGCTTTGTTGCA GATGGTGCAGCAGTTTGGTGTGGACTTTGAAAAATGCATCGAGGGCTCTGGAGACCAGGTAGACACCAATGAGCTTTCAGGTGGTGCCAAGATCAACCGCATCTTCCATGAACGCTTCCCCTTTGAACTAGTCAAG ATTGTGTTTGATGAGAAGGAGCTAAGGCGGGAAATCAGCCATGCAATCAAGAATGTCCATGGTGTCAG AACGGGGCTGTTCACTCCAGACCTGGCGTTTGAGGCCATCGTGAAAAAGCAGATCGTTAAACTGAAAACGCCCTGTCTCAAATGTATCGATCTGGTCATTCAGGAGCTCATCAACACAGTCAGGCAGTGCACCAACAAG CTCAACTCCTACCCCAGACTGAGAGAAGAGACTGAGAGGATTGTCACCACCCATGTCAGAGAAAGGGAAGGGAAAACCAAGGACCAG gttctgctgctgattgacaTTGAGCTTTCCTACATCAACACCAACCACGAGGACTTCATAGGCTTTGCCAA TGCTCAGCAGAGGAACACAGCTGCAAACAAGAAGAGAGCCATACCCAACCAG GGTGAGATTCTG GTCATCAGGAAAGGCTGGCTAACCATCAACATCAGCATCATGAAAGGAGGCTCCAAGGAGTACTGGTTTGTCCTGACGGCTGAGTCCCTGTCCTGGTACAAAGATGAGGAG gaaaaagagaagaagtaCATGCTGCCCTTGGATAACCTGAAGCTCAGAGATGTTGAGAAAGGCTTCATGTCCACAAAGCATATCTTTGCCATCTTCAATACAGAACAGAG gAACGTGTACAAAGATCTTCGTCAAATAGAGCTGGCCTGTGATTCTCAGGAGGATGTGGATAGCTGGAAGGCATCCTTCCTCAGGGCAGGCGTTTACCCAGAGAAAGACCAG GTGGAGAATGAAGAGGCTGCCCCTGCAGACACGTTTTCTATGGATCCCCAGCTGGAGCGACAGGTGGAAACCATCCGAAACCTGGTGGATTCATACATTGGCATCATCAACAAATCCACCCGAGACCTCGTGCCCAAGACCATCATGCATCTGATGATCAACAGT GCAAAAGATTTCATCCACTCAGAGCTACTGGCCTACCTCTATTCATCCGGAGACCAGAACAGTCTGATGGAGGAGTCAGCTGACCAGGCCCAGCGTAGAGACGAAATGCTGCGTATGTATCACGCGCTCAAGGAGGCTCTAACCATCATCGGCGACATCAGCGCCAACACCATCTCCACCCCAGTACCACCGCCTGTAAATGACACCTGGATCCAGGAAGCCAG CCCAACCCCTCAGCGCAGGCCACCTCCTGCATCGGCCCCGCCCCCCAGCCGTCCACCTGCTGTCAGGGGCCCCACACCAGGACCACCAATGAACCCTTCCCCTGCATTCGGAGCTCCACTCAACCCCTCTCCTGCATTTGGCGCGCCCCCGATCCCCTCCCGCCCAGGCCCACCTGTTAATGCCTTCAACAGCAGCCTGGATCCCTTCAGTGCACCTCCACAGATCCCCTCCCGGCCAGCCCGCGTCCCGCCTGGTGTACCCAG CCGAAGACCTCCTGGTGCTCCTTCTCACCGGCCCACCATTATCCGCCCTGCTGAGCCCTCCCTGCTAGACTAG
- the dnm2a gene encoding dynamin-2 isoform X3 has protein sequence MGNRGMEDLIPLINKLQDAFSSIGQSCNLDLPQIAVVGGQSAGKSSVLENFVGRDFLPRGSGIVTRRPLILQLVNNKAEYAEFLHCKGKKFVDFEEVRAEIEAETDRITGSNKGISPIPINLRVYSPNVLNLTLIDLPGMTKVAVGDQPPDIEHQIRDMLMQFITKESCLILAVTPANMDLANSDALKIAKEVDPQGLRTIGVITKLDLMDEGTDAKDILENKLLPLRRGYIGVVNRSQKDIDGRKDIRAALAAERKFFLSHPAYRHFAERMGTPHLQKTLNQQLTNHIRDTLPGLRSKLQSQLLSLEKEVEEYKNFRPDDPTRKTKALLQMVQQFGVDFEKCIEGSGDQVDTNELSGGAKINRIFHERFPFELVKIVFDEKELRREISHAIKNVHGVRTGLFTPDLAFEAIVKKQIVKLKTPCLKCIDLVIQELINTVRQCTNKLNSYPRLREETERIVTTHVREREGKTKDQVLLLIDIELSYINTNHEDFIGFANAQQRNTAANKKRAIPNQLRVLGEAYEEKVIRKGWLTINISIMKGGSKEYWFVLTAESLSWYKDEEEKEKKYMLPLDNLKLRDVEKGFMSTKHIFAIFNTEQRNVYKDLRQIELACDSQEDVDSWKASFLRAGVYPEKDQVENEEAAPADTFSMDPQLERQVETIRNLVDSYIGIINKSTRDLVPKTIMHLMINSAKDFIHSELLAYLYSSGDQNSLMEESADQAQRRDEMLRMYHALKEALTIIGDISANTISTPVPPPVNDTWIQEASPTPQRRPPPASAPPPSRPPAVRGPTPGPPMNPSPAFGAPLNPSPAFGAPPIPSRPGPPVNAFNSSLDPFSAPPQIPSRPARVPPGVPSRRPPGAPSHRPTIIRPAEPSLLD, from the exons ATGGGGAACCGGGGCATGGAAGACCTGATTCCCCTGATCAACAAGCTTCAAGACGCTTTTAGCTCCATCGGCCAGAGTTGCAATTTGGATCTTCCTCAGATTGCTGTGGTCGGAGGACAGAGCGCTGGTAAAAGCTCGGTCTTGGAGAATTTTGTTGGCAG GGATTTTCTACCACGTGGGTCAGGCATTGTTACTCGCAGACCTCTCATTTTGCAGCTGGTCAACAATAAAGCAG AATATGCTGAATTCCTGCACTGCAAAGGGAAGAAGTTTGTGGATTTTGAGGAAGTACGAGCAGAAATTGAGGCTGAGACCGACAGGATAACAGGCTCCAACAAAGGCATCTCTCCCATCCCAATTAACCTGAGGGTCTACTCCCCAAATG TGCTGAACCTGACCCTCATCGACCTCCCGGGAATGACTAAAGTTGCTGTTGGAGATCAGCCACCAGACATTGAGCACCAGATCAGAGACATGCTGATGCAGTTCATCACCAAGGAGAGCTGTCTGATTCTTGCAGTCACCCCTGCCAATATGGATCTGGCTAACTCAGATGCTCTGAAAATCGCCAAGGAGGTGGACCCACAGG GTCTACGTACCATTGGTGTTATAACAAAACTGGACCTGATGGACGAAGGGACAGATGCAAAAGACATCCTGGAAAATAAACTGCTTCCACTGCGTAGAG GTTACATTGGAGTGGTGAACCGCAGTCAAAAAGACATTGATGGAAGGAAGGACATTCGTGCTGCTCTGGCTGCAGAAAGAAAGTTCTTCCTGTCCCACCCTGCCTACAGACATTTTGCAGAGCGTATGGGAACACCGCATCTACAAAAGACACTTAACCAG CAACTGACCAACCATATCAGAGACACTCTGCCTGGACTGCGCAGTAAGCTGCAGAGTCAGCTCCTGTCCTTGgagaaagaggtggaggagtACAAGAACTTCCGTCCAGATGACCCGACACGCAAGACCAAGGCTTTGTTGCA GATGGTGCAGCAGTTTGGTGTGGACTTTGAAAAATGCATCGAGGGCTCTGGAGACCAGGTAGACACCAATGAGCTTTCAGGTGGTGCCAAGATCAACCGCATCTTCCATGAACGCTTCCCCTTTGAACTAGTCAAG ATTGTGTTTGATGAGAAGGAGCTAAGGCGGGAAATCAGCCATGCAATCAAGAATGTCCATGGTGTCAG AACGGGGCTGTTCACTCCAGACCTGGCGTTTGAGGCCATCGTGAAAAAGCAGATCGTTAAACTGAAAACGCCCTGTCTCAAATGTATCGATCTGGTCATTCAGGAGCTCATCAACACAGTCAGGCAGTGCACCAACAAG CTCAACTCCTACCCCAGACTGAGAGAAGAGACTGAGAGGATTGTCACCACCCATGTCAGAGAAAGGGAAGGGAAAACCAAGGACCAG gttctgctgctgattgacaTTGAGCTTTCCTACATCAACACCAACCACGAGGACTTCATAGGCTTTGCCAA TGCTCAGCAGAGGAACACAGCTGCAAACAAGAAGAGAGCCATACCCAACCAG CTTCGTGTACTAGGAGAGGCCTACGAGGAAAAG GTCATCAGGAAAGGCTGGCTAACCATCAACATCAGCATCATGAAAGGAGGCTCCAAGGAGTACTGGTTTGTCCTGACGGCTGAGTCCCTGTCCTGGTACAAAGATGAGGAG gaaaaagagaagaagtaCATGCTGCCCTTGGATAACCTGAAGCTCAGAGATGTTGAGAAAGGCTTCATGTCCACAAAGCATATCTTTGCCATCTTCAATACAGAACAGAG gAACGTGTACAAAGATCTTCGTCAAATAGAGCTGGCCTGTGATTCTCAGGAGGATGTGGATAGCTGGAAGGCATCCTTCCTCAGGGCAGGCGTTTACCCAGAGAAAGACCAG GTGGAGAATGAAGAGGCTGCCCCTGCAGACACGTTTTCTATGGATCCCCAGCTGGAGCGACAGGTGGAAACCATCCGAAACCTGGTGGATTCATACATTGGCATCATCAACAAATCCACCCGAGACCTCGTGCCCAAGACCATCATGCATCTGATGATCAACAGT GCAAAAGATTTCATCCACTCAGAGCTACTGGCCTACCTCTATTCATCCGGAGACCAGAACAGTCTGATGGAGGAGTCAGCTGACCAGGCCCAGCGTAGAGACGAAATGCTGCGTATGTATCACGCGCTCAAGGAGGCTCTAACCATCATCGGCGACATCAGCGCCAACACCATCTCCACCCCAGTACCACCGCCTGTAAATGACACCTGGATCCAGGAAGCCAG CCCAACCCCTCAGCGCAGGCCACCTCCTGCATCGGCCCCGCCCCCCAGCCGTCCACCTGCTGTCAGGGGCCCCACACCAGGACCACCAATGAACCCTTCCCCTGCATTCGGAGCTCCACTCAACCCCTCTCCTGCATTTGGCGCGCCCCCGATCCCCTCCCGCCCAGGCCCACCTGTTAATGCCTTCAACAGCAGCCTGGATCCCTTCAGTGCACCTCCACAGATCCCCTCCCGGCCAGCCCGCGTCCCGCCTGGTGTACCCAG CCGAAGACCTCCTGGTGCTCCTTCTCACCGGCCCACCATTATCCGCCCTGCTGAGCCCTCCCTGCTAGACTAG
- the dnm2a gene encoding dynamin-2 isoform X1, with translation MGNRGMEDLIPLINKLQDAFSSIGQSCNLDLPQIAVVGGQSAGKSSVLENFVGRDFLPRGSGIVTRRPLILQLVNNKAEYAEFLHCKGKKFVDFEEVRAEIEAETDRITGSNKGISPIPINLRVYSPNVLNLTLIDLPGMTKVAVGDQPPDIEHQIRDMLMQFITKESCLILAVTPANMDLANSDALKIAKEVDPQGLRTIGVITKLDLMDEGTDAKDILENKLLPLRRGYIGVVNRSQKDIDGRKDIRAALAAERKFFLSHPAYRHFAERMGTPHLQKTLNQQLTNHIRDTLPGLRSKLQSQLLSLEKEVEEYKNFRPDDPTRKTKALLQMVQQFGVDFEKCIEGSGDQVDTNELSGGAKINRIFHERFPFELVKIVFDEKELRREISHAIKNVHGVRTGLFTPDLAFEAIVKKQIVKLKTPCLKCIDLVIQELINTVRQCTNKLNSYPRLREETERIVTTHVREREGKTKDQVLLLIDIELSYINTNHEDFIGFANLDYRRLDDGSSPGYGNNSAQQRNTAANKKRAIPNQLRVLGEAYEEKVIRKGWLTINISIMKGGSKEYWFVLTAESLSWYKDEEEKEKKYMLPLDNLKLRDVEKGFMSTKHIFAIFNTEQRNVYKDLRQIELACDSQEDVDSWKASFLRAGVYPEKDQVENEEAAPADTFSMDPQLERQVETIRNLVDSYIGIINKSTRDLVPKTIMHLMINSAKDFIHSELLAYLYSSGDQNSLMEESADQAQRRDEMLRMYHALKEALTIIGDISANTISTPVPPPVNDTWIQEASPTPQRRPPPASAPPPSRPPAVRGPTPGPPMNPSPAFGAPLNPSPAFGAPPIPSRPGPPVNAFNSSLDPFSAPPQIPSRPARVPPGVPSRRPPGAPSHRPTIIRPAEPSLLD, from the exons ATGGGGAACCGGGGCATGGAAGACCTGATTCCCCTGATCAACAAGCTTCAAGACGCTTTTAGCTCCATCGGCCAGAGTTGCAATTTGGATCTTCCTCAGATTGCTGTGGTCGGAGGACAGAGCGCTGGTAAAAGCTCGGTCTTGGAGAATTTTGTTGGCAG GGATTTTCTACCACGTGGGTCAGGCATTGTTACTCGCAGACCTCTCATTTTGCAGCTGGTCAACAATAAAGCAG AATATGCTGAATTCCTGCACTGCAAAGGGAAGAAGTTTGTGGATTTTGAGGAAGTACGAGCAGAAATTGAGGCTGAGACCGACAGGATAACAGGCTCCAACAAAGGCATCTCTCCCATCCCAATTAACCTGAGGGTCTACTCCCCAAATG TGCTGAACCTGACCCTCATCGACCTCCCGGGAATGACTAAAGTTGCTGTTGGAGATCAGCCACCAGACATTGAGCACCAGATCAGAGACATGCTGATGCAGTTCATCACCAAGGAGAGCTGTCTGATTCTTGCAGTCACCCCTGCCAATATGGATCTGGCTAACTCAGATGCTCTGAAAATCGCCAAGGAGGTGGACCCACAGG GTCTACGTACCATTGGTGTTATAACAAAACTGGACCTGATGGACGAAGGGACAGATGCAAAAGACATCCTGGAAAATAAACTGCTTCCACTGCGTAGAG GTTACATTGGAGTGGTGAACCGCAGTCAAAAAGACATTGATGGAAGGAAGGACATTCGTGCTGCTCTGGCTGCAGAAAGAAAGTTCTTCCTGTCCCACCCTGCCTACAGACATTTTGCAGAGCGTATGGGAACACCGCATCTACAAAAGACACTTAACCAG CAACTGACCAACCATATCAGAGACACTCTGCCTGGACTGCGCAGTAAGCTGCAGAGTCAGCTCCTGTCCTTGgagaaagaggtggaggagtACAAGAACTTCCGTCCAGATGACCCGACACGCAAGACCAAGGCTTTGTTGCA GATGGTGCAGCAGTTTGGTGTGGACTTTGAAAAATGCATCGAGGGCTCTGGAGACCAGGTAGACACCAATGAGCTTTCAGGTGGTGCCAAGATCAACCGCATCTTCCATGAACGCTTCCCCTTTGAACTAGTCAAG ATTGTGTTTGATGAGAAGGAGCTAAGGCGGGAAATCAGCCATGCAATCAAGAATGTCCATGGTGTCAG AACGGGGCTGTTCACTCCAGACCTGGCGTTTGAGGCCATCGTGAAAAAGCAGATCGTTAAACTGAAAACGCCCTGTCTCAAATGTATCGATCTGGTCATTCAGGAGCTCATCAACACAGTCAGGCAGTGCACCAACAAG CTCAACTCCTACCCCAGACTGAGAGAAGAGACTGAGAGGATTGTCACCACCCATGTCAGAGAAAGGGAAGGGAAAACCAAGGACCAG gttctgctgctgattgacaTTGAGCTTTCCTACATCAACACCAACCACGAGGACTTCATAGGCTTTGCCAA TCTTGACTACAGAAGGCTGGATGATGGTAGCTCCCCAGGGTACGGCAACAACAG TGCTCAGCAGAGGAACACAGCTGCAAACAAGAAGAGAGCCATACCCAACCAG CTTCGTGTACTAGGAGAGGCCTACGAGGAAAAG GTCATCAGGAAAGGCTGGCTAACCATCAACATCAGCATCATGAAAGGAGGCTCCAAGGAGTACTGGTTTGTCCTGACGGCTGAGTCCCTGTCCTGGTACAAAGATGAGGAG gaaaaagagaagaagtaCATGCTGCCCTTGGATAACCTGAAGCTCAGAGATGTTGAGAAAGGCTTCATGTCCACAAAGCATATCTTTGCCATCTTCAATACAGAACAGAG gAACGTGTACAAAGATCTTCGTCAAATAGAGCTGGCCTGTGATTCTCAGGAGGATGTGGATAGCTGGAAGGCATCCTTCCTCAGGGCAGGCGTTTACCCAGAGAAAGACCAG GTGGAGAATGAAGAGGCTGCCCCTGCAGACACGTTTTCTATGGATCCCCAGCTGGAGCGACAGGTGGAAACCATCCGAAACCTGGTGGATTCATACATTGGCATCATCAACAAATCCACCCGAGACCTCGTGCCCAAGACCATCATGCATCTGATGATCAACAGT GCAAAAGATTTCATCCACTCAGAGCTACTGGCCTACCTCTATTCATCCGGAGACCAGAACAGTCTGATGGAGGAGTCAGCTGACCAGGCCCAGCGTAGAGACGAAATGCTGCGTATGTATCACGCGCTCAAGGAGGCTCTAACCATCATCGGCGACATCAGCGCCAACACCATCTCCACCCCAGTACCACCGCCTGTAAATGACACCTGGATCCAGGAAGCCAG CCCAACCCCTCAGCGCAGGCCACCTCCTGCATCGGCCCCGCCCCCCAGCCGTCCACCTGCTGTCAGGGGCCCCACACCAGGACCACCAATGAACCCTTCCCCTGCATTCGGAGCTCCACTCAACCCCTCTCCTGCATTTGGCGCGCCCCCGATCCCCTCCCGCCCAGGCCCACCTGTTAATGCCTTCAACAGCAGCCTGGATCCCTTCAGTGCACCTCCACAGATCCCCTCCCGGCCAGCCCGCGTCCCGCCTGGTGTACCCAG CCGAAGACCTCCTGGTGCTCCTTCTCACCGGCCCACCATTATCCGCCCTGCTGAGCCCTCCCTGCTAGACTAG